A stretch of Synechococcus sp. MIT S9220 DNA encodes these proteins:
- a CDS encoding CAAD domain-containing protein yields the protein MSDETTTQSTESATGDNIAFAERYKDVLGKVNETLDKVDWSQAGRIGKVVGIFAAVIVAQILIKGILDTINLLPVVPGLLELLGVVVVGQWSWKNLTTSDKRNALVDRIQTLRKEYLG from the coding sequence ATGAGCGACGAAACCACTACGCAGTCGACTGAAAGCGCCACAGGCGACAACATCGCCTTCGCCGAGCGCTACAAAGACGTCCTCGGCAAGGTGAACGAAACTCTCGACAAGGTCGATTGGAGCCAGGCAGGGCGCATCGGCAAGGTTGTTGGCATTTTTGCCGCTGTGATCGTTGCCCAGATCCTGATCAAAGGCATTCTCGACACGATCAATTTGCTGCCGGTTGTCCCGGGCCTGCTGGAACTGCTCGGCGTTGTGGTGGTTGGGCAATGGAGCTGGAAGAATCTCACCACAAGCGACAAGCGCAATGCTCTAGTTGACAGAATTCAGACGCTTCGCAAGGAGTACCTGGGCTGA
- the crtD gene encoding C-3',4' desaturase CrtD, translating to MEPVQDVIVIGGGIAGLTAAALLAHEGLGVTLLEAHHQLGGCAGTFRRGPFTFDVGATQVAGLEPGGSHARLFQHLDIQPPEAEQLDPGCVVDLNDGSPPVHLWHDPQRWRQERNQQFPGSERFWQLCSWIHRQNWQFAAADPVLPIRTGWDFGRTLAALTPGNLACAPLSLLTVSDLLTLSGCAGDRRLRRFLDLQLRLYSQQPSDRTAALYGATVLQMCQAPLGLWHLHGSMQSLSHRLETALERDGGRVFLRHRALKLERDGDQSGWSVTVEAPGTAQRCLQASEIICSLPPQCLPGLIPDREQMPDTYRKHLNSLKAPSGAIVFYGAVERHHLPDECPGHLQRDGNSPGSLFLSISHEGDGRAPEGQATVIASVFTSPEGWHDMDEKAYQQRKRELRDSIRQDVNAALKLPDDSWLHQELATPRGFAHWTGRPDGVVGGLGQSPDRFGPFGLASRTPIPQLWLCGDSIHPGEGTAGVSLSALMACRQLMAARGLTLRLAG from the coding sequence ATGGAACCAGTCCAGGACGTGATCGTGATCGGTGGCGGCATTGCCGGTCTCACCGCCGCAGCCCTGCTGGCCCATGAGGGTTTGGGCGTCACCCTGCTGGAGGCACACCACCAGCTTGGTGGTTGTGCTGGAACGTTCCGACGGGGTCCGTTCACCTTTGATGTGGGCGCAACACAGGTTGCGGGACTGGAACCTGGAGGAAGTCATGCACGGCTCTTCCAGCACCTGGACATCCAACCTCCGGAAGCCGAACAGCTGGACCCCGGATGTGTGGTGGACCTCAATGACGGGTCGCCACCGGTGCATCTCTGGCACGATCCTCAGCGCTGGCGCCAGGAGCGCAACCAGCAATTCCCTGGCAGCGAACGCTTTTGGCAGCTGTGCAGCTGGATTCATCGTCAGAACTGGCAGTTTGCTGCAGCTGATCCAGTGCTGCCGATTCGCACTGGCTGGGATTTCGGACGCACCCTGGCTGCCCTGACCCCCGGAAATCTGGCTTGTGCCCCACTCAGTCTGCTCACGGTGTCTGATCTACTGACCCTCAGCGGATGCGCTGGAGACCGGCGACTGCGACGCTTCCTCGACCTCCAGCTACGGCTGTATTCACAGCAACCGAGTGACCGCACAGCAGCTCTCTATGGCGCCACGGTCTTACAGATGTGCCAGGCCCCACTCGGTCTGTGGCATCTGCACGGATCGATGCAGAGCCTTAGCCACCGGCTGGAGACAGCCCTGGAACGCGATGGTGGACGTGTGTTTCTGCGCCATCGTGCTCTCAAACTGGAGCGCGATGGCGATCAATCTGGATGGTCGGTCACGGTTGAAGCTCCTGGGACAGCGCAACGATGCCTGCAGGCCAGCGAGATCATCTGCAGCCTTCCTCCGCAGTGTCTGCCAGGCCTGATTCCGGATCGGGAACAGATGCCCGACACGTACCGCAAGCACCTGAACAGCCTCAAAGCACCGAGCGGAGCGATTGTGTTCTACGGCGCTGTGGAACGGCATCACCTGCCGGACGAATGCCCTGGACACCTGCAGCGCGACGGCAACTCCCCCGGTTCACTCTTTTTGTCGATCAGCCACGAGGGTGACGGACGAGCCCCGGAGGGCCAGGCCACCGTGATCGCCAGCGTCTTCACCTCGCCGGAGGGCTGGCATGACATGGATGAGAAGGCTTACCAGCAACGCAAACGGGAGCTTCGGGATTCCATTCGACAAGACGTGAACGCCGCTTTGAAACTGCCGGATGACTCCTGGCTGCATCAGGAGCTGGCAACTCCTAGAGGATTCGCCCACTGGACCGGTCGTCCGGATGGCGTGGTGGGTGGTCTTGGGCAGAGCCCAGATCGCTTCGGCCCCTTTGGACTGGCCAGCCGCACACCGATTCCCCAGCTGTGGCTGTGCGGTGATTCCATTCATCCCGGAGAGGGCACCGCCGGCGTCAGCCTGTCCGCACTGATGGCATGCAGGCAATTGATGGCTGCGCGAGGTCTGACCCTCAGGCTTGCGGGCTAA
- a CDS encoding cob(I)yrinic acid a,c-diamide adenosyltransferase encodes MDAVQSSDSSSGTRRNSKPGIGIVTAADSRERSLGQLHVYDGEGKGKSQAALGVVLRTIGLGICEQRRTRVLLLRFLKGPGRAYDEDAAIEALQQGFPHLIDQVRTGRADYFNADEATKFDQQEAQRGWDIARGAIASALYSVVVLDELNPVLDLGLLDINDVVKTLSARPEGMEIIVTGRAAPQPLIQIADLHSEMRAHRRIEPKDDSLLPFPSPGGIEIYTGEGKGKSTSALGKGLQAIGRGISQDKSHRVLILQWLKGGNGYTEDAAIAALRESYPHLVDHLRSGRDAIVWRGQQEPIDYVEAERAWEIARAAIASGLYKTVILDELNPTVDLELLPVEPIVQALVRKPSETEVIITGRCKHPPAYFDLASVHSEMVCHKHYAEQGVDLKRGVDY; translated from the coding sequence ATGGACGCAGTCCAGTCATCCGATAGCTCGAGCGGAACCCGACGCAACAGCAAGCCAGGCATCGGCATCGTCACAGCTGCCGACAGCCGTGAACGCAGCCTGGGTCAGCTGCATGTATACGACGGAGAAGGCAAGGGCAAAAGCCAGGCCGCACTTGGTGTTGTGCTGCGCACGATTGGTCTGGGCATCTGCGAACAACGGCGAACCAGGGTTCTGCTGCTGCGATTCCTCAAAGGGCCTGGACGGGCCTACGACGAGGATGCAGCGATCGAAGCATTGCAGCAGGGTTTCCCCCACCTCATCGATCAGGTCCGGACAGGGCGCGCCGACTACTTCAATGCTGACGAGGCCACCAAATTCGACCAACAGGAAGCCCAGAGAGGTTGGGACATCGCGCGAGGCGCGATTGCCAGCGCCCTCTATTCCGTTGTGGTTCTGGACGAACTGAACCCGGTGCTGGATCTCGGTCTGCTCGATATCAACGACGTGGTGAAGACCCTCTCGGCACGACCGGAGGGCATGGAAATCATCGTGACCGGACGCGCTGCCCCCCAACCGTTGATTCAGATCGCCGATCTGCACTCTGAGATGCGGGCCCACAGACGGATCGAGCCCAAAGATGATTCGCTGCTTCCATTCCCGTCACCGGGTGGAATCGAGATTTACACCGGCGAAGGCAAAGGGAAGTCGACCAGCGCCCTGGGCAAAGGTCTCCAGGCCATCGGTCGAGGCATCAGTCAGGACAAAAGTCATCGCGTGCTGATCCTGCAATGGCTCAAGGGAGGCAACGGTTACACCGAGGATGCTGCGATTGCAGCTCTGCGTGAGAGCTATCCGCACCTGGTCGACCACCTGCGTTCTGGACGGGACGCGATCGTCTGGCGTGGTCAACAGGAACCGATCGATTACGTGGAGGCTGAACGCGCCTGGGAAATTGCCCGAGCGGCAATCGCCAGCGGCCTCTACAAGACCGTGATCCTGGACGAACTCAATCCCACCGTTGACCTGGAACTGCTACCGGTCGAACCCATCGTGCAAGCCCTGGTGCGCAAGCCCTCCGAAACTGAAGTGATCATCACAGGGCGCTGCAAACACCCACCGGCCTACTTCGATCTGGCGAGTGTTCACTCTGAGATGGTGTGCCACAAGCACTACGCCGAACAGGGAGTCGACCTCAAGCGTGGGGTTGACTACTGA
- a CDS encoding M67 family metallopeptidase, with translation MPCRLRIDLDCLMILRASLGAVSPEEGCALLLGESAPDLNVRFVWPCCNVWRPGFGGFNDAITGDRDQPLVSASRRSRFALDPREQIAAQRWSRQRGWRVLGSAHSHPEGQPLPSALDRQWAAGEGVMVIDAGVAGVRAWWLQGAGPGGPDKPVSALSLVVHSQATVGDTVMSCPDGVFLPLQ, from the coding sequence ATGCCATGCCGGCTCCGTATCGATCTCGATTGTCTGATGATTCTCAGGGCTTCTCTTGGAGCTGTATCACCGGAAGAGGGTTGCGCATTGCTGCTTGGGGAGTCAGCACCTGATCTCAATGTGCGCTTCGTGTGGCCCTGTTGCAATGTCTGGCGCCCTGGTTTCGGCGGATTCAACGATGCGATCACGGGAGACCGAGATCAACCGCTGGTTTCTGCTTCGCGCCGATCACGTTTCGCACTCGATCCTCGTGAGCAAATCGCTGCCCAGCGTTGGTCTCGCCAGAGAGGTTGGCGGGTTCTTGGCAGTGCGCATTCCCATCCAGAGGGCCAGCCGCTGCCCAGTGCACTGGATAGGCAATGGGCTGCCGGCGAGGGAGTCATGGTCATTGATGCCGGTGTCGCCGGCGTCCGTGCCTGGTGGTTACAGGGGGCCGGGCCGGGGGGACCTGACAAGCCTGTCAGTGCTCTTTCGTTGGTTGTCCACAGTCAGGCAACGGTGGGAGACACTGTGATGTCGTGTCCCGATGGCGTCTTTCTGCCTCTGCAATGA
- a CDS encoding prephenate/arogenate dehydrogenase: MWTAVMDQERIAELAGVSRVGVVGLGLIGGSIGLDLRALGVSVQGLVHRDSTAERALQRGLVDTVSCDPACLAGCDLVVLALPLEALLQPQDVLLQALPSEAVVTDVGSVKGAVLDVWRDRHPRFVASHPMAGTAESGVDSGCRGLFRGRAWVGTPEAETDPEALTQVRALACSLGAHWISADPFIHDQAVALISHLPVMVSAALLRVLGEERDPRVRDLARQLASSGFADTTRVGGGNPALGTAMACRNTSALLKSLAAYRWSLEQLEEAILNGHWAQLEQELEKTRALRPGFLEPPSDPVSPQA, from the coding sequence ATGTGGACAGCAGTGATGGATCAGGAGCGGATCGCAGAACTCGCTGGTGTCAGCAGGGTCGGTGTTGTGGGTCTTGGCCTGATCGGTGGCTCGATCGGGCTGGATCTGCGTGCTCTTGGGGTGAGCGTTCAGGGCCTCGTGCATCGCGACAGCACAGCGGAGCGTGCCCTTCAGCGCGGGCTTGTCGATACTGTCAGCTGCGACCCTGCCTGCCTCGCGGGATGTGATCTTGTCGTGCTGGCATTGCCGCTCGAGGCCTTGCTGCAGCCGCAAGATGTGCTGCTTCAAGCCCTGCCGTCTGAGGCCGTCGTCACGGATGTGGGGTCGGTGAAGGGAGCCGTCCTCGATGTCTGGAGAGATCGCCATCCCCGCTTCGTGGCGTCTCACCCCATGGCAGGGACTGCGGAGTCAGGAGTGGACTCCGGTTGCCGTGGTCTGTTCAGAGGACGCGCCTGGGTTGGAACTCCAGAGGCTGAGACAGATCCCGAAGCTCTGACTCAGGTGAGAGCTTTGGCTTGCTCGCTCGGTGCGCACTGGATCAGTGCGGATCCGTTCATTCATGACCAGGCCGTTGCCCTGATCTCCCATCTGCCCGTGATGGTGAGCGCAGCACTGCTGCGCGTGCTCGGGGAGGAGCGAGACCCACGCGTGCGCGATCTTGCGCGTCAATTGGCGTCCAGTGGTTTCGCGGATACAACGCGGGTTGGTGGCGGCAATCCAGCGCTGGGAACGGCAATGGCTTGCCGCAATACCTCTGCATTGCTGAAGTCTCTTGCCGCCTATCGATGGAGCCTCGAACAGCTTGAAGAGGCAATCCTCAACGGCCATTGGGCTCAATTGGAGCAGGAGTTGGAAAAGACTCGCGCCTTGCGTCCAGGGTTTCTGGAGCCCCCTTCTGATCCAGTTAGCCCGCAAGCCTGA
- the speD gene encoding adenosylmethionine decarboxylase — protein sequence MEQTLSCLHPNPGWDDALTISAPSPSQTSATDMVGKHCILELYGCDQRKLNDEAFLRTTITMAAKRAGATLLNLITHRFEPQGVTGLALLAESHISIHTWPENGYAAVDVFTCGDHTMPESACEHLRQELGAGRHSMRSFLRETPSAVAEAERTPSVQAG from the coding sequence ATGGAGCAGACCCTGTCCTGCCTGCATCCCAACCCGGGATGGGACGACGCTTTGACCATTTCAGCCCCCAGCCCCAGTCAGACGAGTGCGACTGACATGGTGGGAAAACATTGCATCCTTGAGCTCTACGGCTGCGATCAGCGCAAGCTCAACGACGAAGCCTTCCTGAGGACCACCATCACGATGGCAGCGAAACGTGCTGGTGCCACTCTTCTCAACCTCATCACCCACCGATTCGAACCTCAGGGTGTGACCGGGCTGGCGCTCCTTGCCGAGTCCCATATCTCCATTCACACCTGGCCTGAAAACGGTTACGCAGCAGTGGATGTGTTCACCTGCGGAGATCACACCATGCCCGAATCAGCCTGTGAACACCTCAGGCAAGAGCTGGGCGCAGGGCGCCACTCCATGCGCAGCTTTCTGCGTGAAACACCGTCAGCCGTGGCTGAAGCAGAACGGACACCGAGCGTCCAGGCCGGCTGA
- the larE gene encoding ATP-dependent sacrificial sulfur transferase LarE yields the protein MAFETLRLLESLSVEDELRLKHLREWILGCDRVFVAYSGGVDSTLVAAIAQEQLGDCACAITGVSPSLAPHLLAEARQQAHWLGIRHREVETRELEDPAYSSNPTDRCYACKRELHSHLAPIAEAAEGARVLDGVNLDDLGDHRPGLQAASEAGVGSPLADLKIDKSCVRRLSKALGFPWWDKPAQPCLASRFPYGEAISHDRLRQVGHAEAWLIERGFARVRVRSQGLSARIEVPQERLAELLAPELRDALVRAMLELGFTSVSLDLEGLVSGKLNRVIPG from the coding sequence GTGGCTTTCGAGACCTTGCGCCTGCTGGAATCTTTGTCGGTGGAGGATGAGCTTCGCCTGAAGCACCTTCGTGAATGGATCCTGGGCTGTGATCGCGTGTTCGTGGCTTACTCCGGTGGGGTGGATAGCACCTTGGTGGCTGCCATCGCCCAGGAACAGCTTGGCGACTGCGCGTGTGCCATCACCGGCGTGTCGCCTTCGCTGGCTCCTCATCTGTTGGCTGAAGCGCGTCAGCAGGCGCACTGGCTGGGAATCCGCCACCGTGAGGTGGAAACCAGGGAGCTCGAAGACCCCGCCTACAGCAGCAATCCCACGGATCGTTGCTATGCCTGCAAACGCGAGCTGCACAGTCATCTCGCCCCCATTGCTGAGGCTGCTGAAGGAGCAAGGGTGCTGGATGGTGTGAATCTCGATGACCTCGGCGATCATCGGCCTGGCCTACAGGCGGCCAGTGAAGCAGGTGTGGGTTCGCCGCTGGCGGATCTGAAGATCGATAAGTCCTGCGTGCGACGACTGTCCAAGGCGCTGGGATTTCCCTGGTGGGACAAGCCGGCTCAGCCTTGTCTGGCCTCACGTTTTCCCTATGGGGAAGCCATCAGCCATGACCGGCTCAGACAGGTTGGTCATGCGGAAGCCTGGCTGATCGAACGGGGCTTCGCTCGCGTGAGAGTTCGATCCCAAGGCCTTTCGGCCCGGATCGAGGTCCCTCAGGAGCGGCTTGCGGAACTGCTTGCTCCTGAGCTCAGAGACGCATTGGTTCGGGCCATGCTCGAACTCGGCTTCACCAGTGTGAGCCTCGATTTGGAAGGGTTGGTGAGTGGAAAACTCAACCGGGTTATCCCCGGTTGA
- a CDS encoding fructosamine kinase family protein, with protein sequence MRDQLEQALAAAPELLEGRQVVDVLSVGGSSVGSTWRLNLNDGEQLFVKVAETANLLAEQSGLQALRHWADPALIEVPQVLGCLPMPENSALVMAWWDASSGDQFCLGRGLAQLHRASAEAGPGRFGWDRDGFIGLGPQPSGWRDSWGDAFTQLRLQPQLRLASEWGLAVQDWEPVLEPIAAWLNRHAPAPCLVHGDLWAGNAAVLADGRGLLIDPASWWADREVDLAMTHLFGGFSRRFMEGYSREWPLPAGAEQRIEALNLYHLLNHANLFGGGYQQQSRRILKDLRLALL encoded by the coding sequence ATGCGTGATCAGCTGGAACAGGCACTGGCGGCTGCCCCTGAGTTGCTTGAGGGACGACAGGTCGTTGATGTGCTCAGTGTGGGCGGCAGCAGTGTGGGTTCCACGTGGCGGCTGAACCTGAACGATGGTGAGCAACTCTTCGTCAAGGTGGCCGAAACGGCCAACTTGCTTGCGGAACAGTCCGGTCTGCAGGCGTTACGTCACTGGGCAGATCCAGCCTTGATCGAAGTGCCTCAGGTGCTCGGCTGCTTGCCAATGCCTGAGAACTCAGCCTTGGTGATGGCCTGGTGGGATGCCAGTAGCGGCGATCAGTTCTGTCTTGGCCGGGGACTGGCGCAGCTCCATCGTGCGTCGGCTGAGGCCGGACCAGGTCGTTTTGGCTGGGATCGTGATGGCTTTATCGGTCTTGGTCCCCAGCCATCCGGATGGCGTGACAGCTGGGGCGATGCGTTCACCCAACTCAGACTTCAGCCCCAGCTGCGTCTGGCCTCTGAGTGGGGGCTAGCTGTGCAGGACTGGGAGCCAGTGCTTGAACCGATCGCTGCATGGCTGAATCGTCATGCCCCTGCACCCTGCCTGGTTCATGGCGATCTATGGGCTGGCAATGCAGCGGTGTTGGCTGATGGTCGTGGTCTCTTGATTGATCCCGCCAGTTGGTGGGCTGATCGCGAAGTGGATCTGGCCATGACCCATCTATTCGGTGGATTCTCTCGTCGCTTTATGGAGGGATACAGCCGTGAATGGCCACTGCCAGCGGGGGCAGAGCAGAGAATCGAGGCTCTCAATCTCTATCACCTGTTAAATCACGCCAACCTTTTTGGCGGTGGATACCAACAACAAAGCCGCAGGATCCTGAAGGATCTGCGGCTCGCCTTGCTCTGA
- the moeB gene encoding molybdopterin-synthase adenylyltransferase MoeB, producing the protein MTEHLPDPDLSAQERGRYARHLTLPEFGVAGQRRLKTASVLCVGAGGLGSPLLMYLAAAGVGRIGIVDDDRVEVSNLQRQVIHAESGLGQLKTDSARQRIVGLNSHCLVEQHACRLTTTNAIELVEGHDLVVDGSDNFPTRYLINDVCALLNKPWVYGSVQRFEGQVSVFNQGPQSPDYRDLVPEPPPPGLVPSCADGGVVGVMPGLIGLLQATETIKLLAGLGESLDGRLLLVDGLTMRFRELRLQRRPQRPPITGLIDYEAFCSVDDSGRLEGASSVRSISVKELSALLDDGGELVLIDVRNPSEADVAVIPRSQLIPLAQIENGEGIEEIRRLAGQGPIYVHCKLGGRSARAVELLSQQGIDATNVAGGIDAWSQQVDPGVARY; encoded by the coding sequence ATGACGGAACACCTTCCAGATCCCGATCTGAGTGCTCAGGAGCGTGGACGTTATGCCCGTCACCTCACACTCCCGGAGTTTGGGGTTGCTGGTCAGCGCCGGTTGAAAACAGCATCGGTGTTGTGTGTTGGCGCTGGTGGGCTCGGCTCGCCTTTATTGATGTACCTGGCGGCGGCTGGTGTTGGTCGCATCGGCATCGTTGACGATGACCGAGTGGAGGTCTCCAACCTTCAGCGGCAGGTCATTCATGCCGAAAGTGGCCTTGGCCAGCTCAAGACGGATTCCGCTCGTCAAAGGATCGTGGGCTTGAATTCCCATTGCCTGGTTGAGCAGCACGCTTGCCGGCTCACCACCACCAATGCCATCGAGCTGGTCGAGGGCCATGACCTGGTGGTGGATGGGTCCGATAACTTTCCGACTCGCTATCTGATCAACGACGTCTGTGCCTTGCTCAACAAGCCGTGGGTGTATGGCTCCGTCCAGCGTTTCGAAGGTCAGGTCAGTGTCTTCAACCAAGGCCCTCAGTCGCCGGATTACCGCGATCTGGTTCCGGAGCCACCGCCCCCTGGCCTTGTTCCCTCCTGCGCAGATGGTGGAGTTGTTGGGGTGATGCCGGGATTGATCGGGCTGCTTCAAGCCACCGAAACCATCAAGTTGCTGGCAGGACTTGGTGAATCTCTGGATGGGAGGCTGCTGCTTGTGGACGGCCTGACCATGCGTTTCCGTGAGCTGCGTTTGCAGCGCCGCCCCCAGCGCCCTCCCATCACAGGCCTGATCGATTACGAGGCGTTCTGTAGCGTCGACGATTCTGGCCGTCTTGAGGGAGCGTCAAGCGTGAGAAGCATTTCCGTGAAGGAGCTCAGCGCACTGTTGGACGACGGCGGTGAGCTGGTACTGATTGATGTGCGCAATCCCTCGGAGGCAGACGTGGCCGTGATTCCACGATCGCAACTGATCCCGCTTGCACAAATTGAGAACGGAGAGGGGATCGAGGAGATTCGTCGCCTTGCGGGTCAAGGTCCGATCTATGTGCATTGCAAGCTGGGAGGGCGTTCTGCTCGGGCGGTCGAGCTGCTGTCCCAGCAAGGAATCGACGCCACCAATGTGGCGGGAGGGATCGATGCCTGGTCGCAGCAGGTTGATCCTGGAGTTGCTCGTTACTGA